Sequence from the Prunus persica cultivar Lovell chromosome G5, Prunus_persica_NCBIv2, whole genome shotgun sequence genome:
TAATAATTAATCCATCTTAgttgaattaattaagaaattaagaaatgaTATTTATGATGTGTGCATGCCAGTTACCACAGCACTACTACCTTAAGTTATGATTGCTGCCTCCCATTATCCAATCAAGATCATTAGCTACCACTTACTTATgcacaagaaaaatatatataaatataaaaacttggcatgatatttatttgtttatatatatatatatattataacatTGACCACCAACCAAGGAATGCATTTGACTAAGTTGATTTGGGATGACCTAATTTCACAAGAGACTTCATTTTGTCTATGAATGAAAGCTTGTTTACGAATAGATGACATAATAAAACTGTGCAATTACAAACCAAATCGAATATTGGGATTGATGATGGGGTAGTTTGAAGGTAGGTCTAGTTGCATGTGTGTCACTGCCAAAGACCATTTAGTCCAACGACTTCACTCATTAAAGTCAACAAATATTAGGATTAATAATTAACGATGATTTTTTCGATCTCTTTTTGtcaacttatatatattttttatttttttaatattttttattataacaaaaaatgaaatgtaagtgaaaaaaaaatagaataacaTACTTGCAAGAACAAgtcacaagaaaaacaaaacaacatatcTCTTTTGGGTGGGCGGTGGGCGGGTGGTGTGGGGTGGGTTtcatttgttattattttttgagacAGGAGAAGATCTGGTGGGAAGGAACACtcctccaaaaagaaaaaagaagaaagaagaacagatcatatatctttttcttcttatgtCTACATGCATGCATAGAGATTCTCCCATAACCTAGATTTCGTGCAGTTTGCGGTGCTTATGTGAATGATAAGCCACCCTTGCCTTCCACAAGAAACcacatatacaaatatatatatatatatatatatatatatacatataatggTTCTAGTTTGGGACTATAATGTTTGCCAGCAGAACAGTTAGGGGTTATCATTGTTATAATTAACACTAGTAATAGTATACATACATCATGTCAATTTGCAGTAGCAGAAAAATAGACCTCTAGCTACAGTGTTCCTATTCTTTGTTGATTTTGGTGCAACCTACAATGATTTGAGTTTGACGGTGTATCATGAATCATGTATAATATATGGTTAGATCTTAACAAGTGCTAGCTACAACCTCGTCTAAGAGAAAAGATAATGAGAaactttattaatttgttAGGCAGGATAAGAAAACTGTTTACCTGCATTTCATAATGGCCCCGCTTTGTTAGGGGTGTGATTTCAAATGTTAGGCCAATGGCCATGATAGCACAAGGAAGTTAAGATTTGATTCATGCTTCTAATGAGACCATTTATCAAGATGGCCCAAATTTATGTGCAGAGTCATAAATTCAACAGATGGTTCACTGtagttttttgaaaaagaattcAGAATCTAGTCTTGCTTGCTAAAGGCCCTCATCTACGGTAACTTGCAAGCAGCCGTTTTGTCTTTTGACTTGTACTGGCCAAGCATCTCGGCTACAGTTCTGCATCGGCACTGGTTTCCTGGCCGAATCACATCACCGTACACGGCCATTTCAATTATGTCAAGCTCCTTATCTGCAAGTTAAACGAGATACATGATTCTGAGATGCATGTCTCACCAGTTCTAATAGCTGCTACAGGAACGAGAACGTGTCCAAGGCTAGTGCCtacatttgttttttgttttttatttcaaccAAGCAAATCACATTTATGTTGACTCAAGCAGACAGGCTATCAGAAGTTTGGATGATTATTTCTAAAACGTATGACTATGATGACATCAATGTTCAATAGCAAGTAGTAATTAAAGACTTTAGACTCTTGCAAGATCTGAAATTTCTCAGGAACAAGCAAGAAGGATTCAAGGATATAAGGAAGGATCAGGGAAAAGGGTTGTTATGAGAATAATGGCAGAAagtagttatgaattttcaagCGAACATTTTGCTATCAGAAACAAGTTCTAAGTGAAGGTATAGCTTAATCTACACTGTGCAGTTTTCACATTGAATACAAGTTAGACAATGTACATCCCCATTCCTGAGTAAAGAAATATGCTCCATTCTGTTTAGATAATTGATCATAAGTTAGTGTCTTCTGGATATAAAGCTCAGAACTTTTTCACAACTAATTAAAATGCATACTAGATACCAGAACCTTAGTAAATTTGTACTTCCAACTTAATATCAGTCTCAATATGGAAAACCGGTAAGTTTAGGTGCAACTCAACAAAGACCAAGCTAACCAAAGTCAACCCTTCATTCTGTCCCCAGAAATCTAACCCACAATACTCTTAGCGCATCTCCATTGGGAACAATTACCTGAATAGAACATTTACAAAGCATTGGACGTATTGAGACATAAATCCCAAATACCATGACAAACACTACCATAGACCAAAAAAACAGTTCAAAATCGTGATGAATGCTTTTGGGATGATATTTGAAATAGTTATCAATGGAATAAAGGAGCATCAGAACTAAACTTCTACAGTTAAGTAACATCACGTAGATTCACGAAGCGCCTTCTAAACTTTGACCATAGACATGGACAGTAGAAACCAATGACATAATAAATTAGTCGTgtgaactttatttttttgtttggactGAAAGTCATATGCACTCTTTACTTGAAAATATTTAAGTAATGTTCCCCCTAGAAGCAATAGATACAAACCATGAGAATGAAATGGTGTTTACAATTCAAAGACCAAAACTATTTTCCTCAACCCAATAACCAGAACATGGAAAGTATAAGATAAACAGAACAGAACGTAGAATCTAATATTAATAGTGAACAAGAGAACATGGAAATCAGACCTGTAAACTTGACATCACAAGAGTAACCTTTCAATTGAGTCTTGTCAATCTGGTCTTTGTCTGATTTGAATCTGTTCACTCTTGTTTGAAGAATCTGACAATTGTCTTCTGTGGATTCACCACCTACAACAAAATCCCAAATCTCAATgaactcaaacaccaaattggTTGACAAATCAAGGCTCCTCTTTGTTTATTTGGTGAACTGAGTAAAGAactaattttgaaattttttgccTCCATAACGCCAAGGTtttgaaaaacccaaaaagtctaaatcaaagtaaattacattatattataatttataataagtCACCGAAGTCCTGTATTGTTACTTAGGATGCCACACAGCAACCATTGGagaaaaaagttcaaaactttTAGTTCTGTGTATTGTTTCTTTCCCACCATTACTCAGCACCAAGAATAGAATTGAACAAATACAGAGGGCAAGTAAAATTCGAAAACAAAACGCGATATGATTGCACTAGTTCAGaagcaaaacacaaacaccaATATCGAAATTGAGCTCAAGCAACTAGTATATGCAATCAAAACGCTAAAAACGAAAACACTCAGTTCACAAATCATCAAAAAGGATCAAAAGATTGAAACTTcccagaaagaaaaggaaacaattcagtcgaaaaagagaaaagttaGGACCTTTGGAGAAGGGAACTATGTGATCGTACTCGAAGCAGAGGCAGCCCTGGCAGTTGCAGAAGCGCTTACAGACAACGTTACCAGCAGCGTCTTTGCGCCACCTCTCAGGGTGTCGACCTGGCACTACATCAGCCTTTGCCCAGCAATTGCTCTTTGCTTTTGAATCGAAGAAGCGTGGTCTATCTTCACCCTTGCCCTTGCTACTGGTACCattatcaccaccaccacgaGAACGGTGaggcgaagaagaagaaggtgaagaagaactcatctctctctccccctccctCTCTGATTGATTTGTTAAAGTGAATTGGACCAGACGAGGAACGAGGGGAAGTTTCTCTCCCAGAAGAGACTACAGTCTAATCTGGAGAAAACTTGCCTCAAACAGATGTAATTTGGGGTGCCAGGCCAGATGCTGACATGGCCTCGCAATCCAATGAGATTTTAACACCTGTACAAACTAAATTTATGCCCCCTCCCGccactttttttgtttctgttttgagAACAGTACCTCCCTCATTCACAGCTCAAAACTCCCTCAAGCTCTCTCCTTAGCTCCTCTCAAAATTGTAGAATTGTGGGTTTTACAAAATCAAGCTCTGTCCTTTTCATATGGTAAGTGGAAATTCCCaagggctttttttttttttttttttttcgttcgTTCTAGTAACCGGTGTAGGGTTTATAATTTCgcaattttttgttaaatttcaaaagaaaatagaacaaCATGCAATTGGTGTTGATCAAGCAACATTTAAGATCAAATGAGGCTGGTCAACTGATTCATAATAATCATGAACAATCTGCCAATAAGTGGCATAAATTTTTCATATGGAATAGCCAAAAAGGGAACAATGATGTACACAATTCCTGTTTTGCTtaacattttttctttttcaaaaaaagaatgactgtaaaaatgaaaaatgtcaCTCATCCTTAAAAGTCTTCAACTTTAATGGCATCTCGAGGCATTTCATAGGCATCTTTGGGCCTTGATTTCTTCACTCCGGTGGTGAACCACACTTTGTCAGACTTATAGCCCTCGACGCTAACACTTGTGACTTTAACCCAAACCAGAACCTTTGTCTTCATTCCTTCTATTCCACTAAGCTTTCCCCTTGACAATGTTCCTTTGACGCGAATGTTGTACCTCACAACAGATGAGTCCTTGAAACTCACCTCACAAGGAGAGGGCAAGTAGACAATGAGCTTGCCCTTTGATTcatcaaattcataacatGTTATGTTCTGGGGAAACAGGCCCGGAGGAAGGTAGTACTCTCGGAGAAGATCAGGCAAGGGTTTTTGTGGCTTGCCTATAAAAGAAGAGCAGAAGGGTCAGcttcatttattttgaaaCTACATGTACCTTAAACATCCCCACAAACTTTGCCATTTTAGTAGAAAAAAAGAGGTATGTTGTCTGTAGAGGCAGCGGTCACCAACTACGTAGAGCCAGGATCACTTAAGTGATGTGCAATTTTGAGTTCGCTCTAAGAAGAAAGCATGTTTATTATTGTGAAGCAGATGAAACAACCAGAAGCCATGCTAATTCTGATACATCAAGTGAATTTCCAAGTGATACCAAAATAATTGCATACAGAACACACAGATAATGATGTATTATTATCTTCATCCTGCTATTAAGTAGGCAGTGGGAAGTATCTGAAGCGCCTGCGAATTGGTCAGTAATCTAGGGTAACTCAGTTTCTGTCACAAGTGTTGAGAAATCCAAATATTTCTTTTACATATCTAAACCAACTCATAAATGAAGGATACTCCATAACTAGTGAGAGGTTTCTTAGGCCACATCATGGCCTGGTGACGCTCTACCATACATGCATATTCTTATATGCTATGCTTCTATTTGGTTCTAATTTACTTGTTTGTGGATTTGACCCTGCCCAAAAGGAGCTGTGTATTCCTACCTTAAATTAAATGAAGTACCTTTAAAGTAGCTCTGAATCATGAAATCAAGTGCAACTGCAAAAATTTGGCAAATGCAGAGACTTGTCTAGAAAAACAAGGCCAAGAAGATGACAAAAGGAACTTGCTTTTCAAATGGCTACTTCCAATTACACTGTTTTCCTCTGTTCTACCTTGCAACAATGTTCCCAGTTCTAAATTCTAAACCAATGTCTAGTATTATTGTCTACCCCAAAAAAGTTATAAAAGGTTTCCAAATGAAAAGATGTACAAGACTAAAGAGGAACATCAATACTTgtgaattaaaatttttatcaGTAAACTCAGAAGGAATGATATGTCAAACAACAACAGATAGCACCATGCTCATGTTCTTGTATTTAGTCAAACTAAAATGAGTGCATTGAGGTTAAGAAAAAGCTCCATACCTTTCAGCTTGTTGAATATCCATTTCGCCTTCTCCTCAACAGTGTTTGAGAGTGACTGAAATTATCATTCACATGTATAGTGTCAGGGAACACAAAACTTGTATTGTTATTATCAGCAAATCGAAACACAATCTAGatttaacaacaaaaaaagatctCAGTGAAACAGAATTCTAAGGAAGACAATATCTTAAAATCTCTACGGGTCTCCATACAAACCCACCAATTGATTATCTTTTTTCCTTGGCTCTTTGTAAAATGATCAAATGGGTCTTCCCCATTAAGCAGCATTATGTCAAGAttacagaaagagaaagaacaaggGCCAAGAAGGCAATACATTCAAGATCATCAAGAAGAATgcaagagaggaagaaagaaaagagattgaaaaaccaaaagaaaagggtaGGGAAGAGAGTTTAAATATACAGAGAGATCTTCAGTGATGTTGGAGATCTCTTCCTTGGCCTTCTTGGAAATCCAAAAGCTCCCAACTTTCGTCAGAGCTTTCTCCATTTCTCCTCCTTTCTTTTGGCTTTCTCAGTTCCTCAGTCCTCTCTCAAGGTCTCTCTTAGGACTCAACCAGattggaagatgaagaagaagaatgcctCAGTTAATCTCTCTCCGTCTGTGTGTAGTGTGCAGTGTGCTTGTGAGAGAAAAACAGAGTAGAGATGATGAGTCATATCATAGCCATATGAAATATGAGTGGCAACTACCAATCAGCCAACTCACATGATGCTGCTAcatcacaaaaataaataacaaaaagtcgattaataaatattaaaaaattcatttccggtgttgaaaactaaaattaagaAGCTGGTTTTTACTCTTATGtttaaaagtaataaaactgaaaaaaaaaattgttttttttgatACATTTTGGAAGAACAAACTCTAACAATACGGATCGATTCATTACAAAGTCAAAATCAGATCATGAATTTAGGAAACTGATGTGATGaactttattttcaaattttgataagatttactcttttttatttatttataaccaAATGGATAGGTTTAAGCTCtatcaaaaatataaatttcaaatttagagATTGAAGTTTACAtcagaagaaaaggaaacatgTCAAATTTAAATGGTTACTTCTGAAGTAATGAATTTCTGGTATTTGATAAAGTTTTTGTTCGTGCCGTCGGGTTGTCAAACCTAAACgacaataaatattttagataCATTTTAAGTTAACTATGCTTCCAATTCACTCAAGCTGATAATAAGTGTTAATTATATTGCAAGTTAAGGGAAATGGGGACGAAACATTTTAACCATTCTCCATTTCATGGTTCAATAATGGTGTACGAGGCTAAATGTGCTTATGAGGCCATGAGACAAAATCACATGTCATCCAGTTGGCATTTTCGTTCTCAAGTGAAAAGTCCCTTTCGATCGGCTCTTTCTATTAAATCAAACATACGAGAATGTGACGCTGATGAACATATGTTACACTTACGGTCGAATTAAAGATGTTTAGTTAGAAATTTTTAAGGTATATACCATCTTCAACAACTGGACTTGGGACAATTGCTTGCTTAGTCATCTATGTTCTTCTATATCCTTTATCCTTTGAGTTTTGAAGGAAATTAAACAGTTCCAAGCACTAGAAACCAAGGcttttgattttggtgatCAATCCAAGGCACAGGCGGAACACAGACTGGAACTTTGTAGCATCCTCCAAAACCACATAAAACCATGATTCATTTTGTTATGTATCTCCAGAATTCTTGCTTGTTTCAGATAAGTTTTCCTCTGCTTCCTTTCTCCCCTTTCACTCACTCAATTTCAGGTACCATTCTTCAGCTTCCCATTAATGGATTTTGAggtatagttttttttttaaaatactaaCATAAATTGTAATTGTGTCATTTTTGTTTCCAGGATATTCAATTGATTGGGAAGTATGGGAGAGATTGATACCAAACCAATTGAATCAGTCCAGGCTGCTTTGTCTTTGTTTGAAGAGAAGACTGATCACCGGAAAACCCGTTCTACCGGCACCGATGTAAGACCTGACCTTATATGTGTACCTGCCATTAACTTGTAGTTTCAAGATTAGaagattctttcttttaagttTGAATTGTGATATATGCATATGGTTTTTCTAGCCTAACTCATagctttgtttttggtttatgcAACTATGCTGTGAATTTTAGAGATGTGATGTATGAGATTTGATcattattttgtaatttctaGGGTTTCCAGTTTGAATTTTACGCAAGTCTCAAATTGTTAGTAGTTCTTTGAAATGCATATTTGAAGGTGATATATTTATGCATTGTGTCTAATCTACAAAAACTGTATTGCTCAACACATAAATCTTGTAATGAATTGTATGTAATTGTTTTCTTGATAGGCTGTTTTGGTATGCATTATGCACCTACCATATGGAAATCCTAAAATCTTGCAAATCCTACAAATAGTGATTGTATATTGACTAATTTTGTTGATCCTCCAACGTTCTTTTGCAGGAGGAgagtgagaaagagagagagcttgaagGTGTTTTGAAGGATTTGGCTAATTACAAGGTACAACTGGAAGCAAAGGATGCCGCCTACATGCAAGTTCTTCTTAAGCTGCAACACCACCAGTACACAGCAGATGAACTTTCCATCCTGCTTCAAAACATTGAGGTTGAGAGAGATAGATACATAGAAGAAAGCAAAGAGGCTAGAACTCAGGTGCACCAACTTGAGTCCAAGGTGAGGGAGATGTCTGATCAGCTCTCAGACACTCTCAAGGTAAGGGAGCAGCTTATGCATGTTTTTAGTGAGTTGAAGGCCACACAAGC
This genomic interval carries:
- the LOC18777695 gene encoding uncharacterized protein LOC18777695 produces the protein MSSSSPSSSSPHRSRGGGDNGTSSKGKGEDRPRFFDSKAKSNCWAKADVVPGRHPERWRKDAAGNVVCKRFCNCQGCLCFEYDHIVPFSKGGESTEDNCQILQTRVNRFKSDKDQIDKTQLKGYSCDVKFTDKELDIIEMAVYGDVIRPGNQCRCRTVAEMLGQYKSKDKTAACKLP
- the LOC18776516 gene encoding uncharacterized protein At5g01610, which translates into the protein MEKALTKVGSFWISKKAKEEISNITEDLSSLSNTVEEKAKWIFNKLKGKPQKPLPDLLREYYLPPGLFPQNITCYEFDESKGKLIVYLPSPCEVSFKDSSVVRYNIRVKGTLSRGKLSGIEGMKTKVLVWVKVTSVSVEGYKSDKVWFTTGVKKSRPKDAYEMPRDAIKVEDF